Proteins encoded within one genomic window of Anastrepha ludens isolate Willacy chromosome 4, idAnaLude1.1, whole genome shotgun sequence:
- the LOC128861904 gene encoding uncharacterized protein LOC128861904, with protein sequence MAQPMVSGARPSDTITAPGSTHPRKQISGSERYYRTKRSAFRILERLKDTKLEDLTEEQSDSKAWAEAFIAEHREKAKMDSAQGKRKRSSEGTSAEAKRSKVSATQTTNALKKSFAEVAKESHIRAVIDRSSHDGAITQANWDLISRSLWKVYRDILQENPGPPPSCSDAGWFQSRVKLTRCADQRSVDLYTLAIKRIGEPWPGARLDVVLREDIPNRPRSRAWIPQFHTDPEEVLELLKLGNPELPTSDWKVAKIGEVDGKRRLAVIILNEESLDPLANLKWKVNYGFQSLTLHVYRQDVASKGSSAVNLTSSAEETTVALDNLTDDEVASNSGMVGELFRRVTLEDMGEYSDLSDALEDEEYIPTSSDEEIADQTVVGCHLTTHTNDGGGCTDQPPPQ encoded by the coding sequence ATGGCTCAGCCAATGGTTTCTGGAGCTCGCCCTTCTGACACAATCACTGCCCCGGGTAGTACCCACCCCCGGAAGCAAATTAGTGGTTCAGAAAGGTACTACCGTACCAAGCGTTCAGCCTTCAGGATCCTGGAGAGACTGAAGGATACTAAACTAGAGGATCTGACGGAGGAGCAGTCAGACTCCAAAGCGTGGGCTGAAGCCTTCATAGCCGAACACCGGGAGAAGGCTAAAATGGACTCTGCGCAAGGTAAGCGCAAAAGGTCGAGTGAGGGGACATCGGCAGAAGCCAAAAGATCCAAGGTGTCCGCCACTCAAACAACTAATGCTCTCAAAAAATCTTTTGCGGAAGTAGCGAAAGAAAGTCATATAAGGGCGGTGATTGATCGCAGTTCCCATGACGGTGCGATCACGCAAGCAAACTGGGATCTGATAAGCAGGAGTCTGTGGAAAGTCTATAGGGACATCCTGCAAGAAAATCCAGGACCCCCACCCAGCTGCTCAGACGCGGGTTGGTTCCAATCACGCGTCAAATTAACCAGGTGCGCTGATCAACGATCGGTCGATCTGTACACTCTGGCAATCAAACGCATAGGGGAGCCTTGGCCAGGGGCCCGTCTCGACGTGGTCCTCCGTGAAGACATCCCCAATCGGCCAAGATCAAGAGCCTGGATACCACAGTTCCACACCGACCCAGAGGAAGTGTTGGAACTGCTCAAACTAGGCAACCCCGAGCTACCTACCAGCGATTGGAAAGTAGCAAAGATTGGCGAAGTGGATGGCAAGAGGAGACTAGCGGTGATCATCCTAAATGAGGAATCACTGGATCCACTCGCTAACCTGAAATGGAAGGTGAACTACGGCTTCCAATCACTGACACTCCATGTCTACAGACAGGATGTAGCCAGTAAAGGCAGCTCCGCAGTTAACTTGACGTCATCCGCGGAGGAGACGACGGTTGCGTTAGACAACCTAACGGACGACGAGGTGGCATCCAATTCCGGTATGGTAGGCGAACTCTTCCGAAGGGTTACCCTAGAGGATATGGGGGAATATTCCGATCTCTCAGACGCTCTGGAGGACGAGGAATATATTCCCACTTCCTCTGACGAGGAGATCGCTGACCAAACCGTGGTTGGCTGTCATCTAACAACGCACACCAACGATGGTGGGGGTTGTACAGATCAACCTCCACCACAGTAA